AAAATAGTAGAAGAACCAATCAATCATAGAAAAATTTACATACTTCCAGCATCGTTCGTAGACTCATGGCTTGGAACAGGAGTTGTTTACAGTGTACCAGCACACGCACCATGGGATTGGCTTGCGCTCAAAGACCTTAAGATGAAAAAAGAAGTATTGAAAGATTATAATACAGATCCAAGTATACTAGATAACATAAACCCAATCTCAATAATTCGCATAGAAAACTTCGGAGAATACCCAGCAATAGAAATAGTCGACAAAATGGGAATAAAAGATCAACTAGATCAACGCGCTGAAGAGGCCACAAGAATAATTTACAGGGAAGAATTCCATAAAGGAATAATGAAAGAGAATTGTGGGAAATACGCAGGCTTATCCGTAAAAGATGCAAAAGAAAAAGTAGTAAACGATCTGAGCACACAGAAAATAATCGATTACCTCTATGACTTACCAGAACCTGTAGTATGTAGATGCGGAACCAGGTGCATAGTAAAGATCCTCAATGACCAATGGTTCTTAAAATACTCTGATAACGAATGGAAAGCAAAAGCAAGAGAGTGCGTTGAATCAATGAACTTTTATCCAGAAGAAGCACGAAATTGGTTACTCAACACAATAAACTGGCTCGAAGACAAAGCATGTGCACGACGTTCAGGATTAGGCACACCATTACCATGGGCTAAAGACTGGATCATAGAACCACTGAGCGACTCAACAATTTACATGGTATTTTACATGATAAGCAAATACATTAACATGGGAACACTAGATCCCAACAAACTTAACGATGAATTCTTTGATTACGTAATCTTAGAAAAAGGAAACATCGAAAACACATCAAAAATAACAGGAATAGACATCAGTATTATTAATCAAATAAGAAAAGACATACTATATTGGTATCCAGTAGATCTGAGAGTATCAGGCAAAGACTTACTTTCAAACCACTTAGCATTTTTCATATTTCATCATGTAGCAATATTTGATAAAAGCATGTGGCCTCGCGGAATTGCCGCGAACGGTTTTGTAACAATAAATGGGCAAAGACTCTCGAAATCCAAAGGCATTATAGTCACAATCTCAGAAGCAGTAGAAAAATACGGAAGCGATACCACAAGGCTCTTCATGTTAAGTGCAGCAGAAGACCTTGATGATCCAACATGGTCAGATAAAGGGGCAAAAGAAACGCTAGAAAACATAGAAAAACTTTACGCAACAATACTCAGTATTATAAATAACATCAAAAACGACACAACCACTAGTACTGAACAAATAAACACGATAGATAAATGGCTACTCAACACACTTCAAAAAAGAATAATACAAATAACAGAATACATGGAGAACTTTAAACTGAGAAGTGCAGCAGTCACCTCTATATACGAAATGTGGAACGATTTAAAATGGTATTTAAAAAGAACAGACAAACCAAAGAAAGACATATTAAAGAGATTCGTTGAAACATGGATACGCCTGATGGCACCATTCACACCATTCATAGCAGAAGAATTATGGGAAAAATTAGGAAACAACAAATATGTAAGTCTTACACAATGGCCGGAAGCAGACTACTCACTAATCGATGAAATGAGCGAAGCAATAGAAGAACAAATAAAAATAATAACACAAGACATAAAAGCAATACTTACACAATACACAACAAACATTTCAAAGATTTACGTCTACCTACCAGCAAAGTGGAAATACCAGATTGCGACATTAATAGGTGAAAAATTAGCAATAAAATCAGACCCCAGAACATTAATAAAAGAACTCATGAAAAACCCAGAATATAAACAAAAGAGTCCTGCAGTGATATCATTCATAAACAAATTCATAGACATCTACTGGGCACTCAGCGAACTTCATAAGAAAATGGTACCAAAAGCAGAGATAATCGATGAAAAAGCATTAGAATCAATGAAAAAACTTGTGAAAGAAGAATTCAATGCAGAACTTATAATAGACTATGAAGAAAACCAAAACCTATACGATCCAACTAAAAAATCACCCAGATCACTACCATTCAAACCAGCAATCTACATTGAGTAAACAAAAAACATAATGTCTATAACTCAAAAAAGCTTAAAAATAAACTCGTTTCATAATATATCAGGGCCTGTAGCGCAGCATGGACAGCGCGGCGGCCTTCTAAGCCGTAGGTCGCGGGTTCAAATCCCGCCAGGCCCGCTATCATAACTCTAAACCTTTGTAGAAATACAGAATAAACTTATATGAATGCTACAATGAATATTGTTTAGAATGTTCAAGATTGTGTTCATAATCCCTACAGATCTACAACCCAAATTTGAAGGAATAAAGGAATTAATAAAACACAAAATTAATAGGGCAGACGTGGAAATGGACTTTATTCTTCAAGGTAACGAAAAGCTTAACGAAAAGCCAGATCTAATAGCAATAATAGGCGGTGACAGAGAATTCCTTAAATGCGTTCAATCAATAAAATTTGTCGACACACCTATCATAGGTTTATGCGATATTAGTACCCCAAGCTTTTATTGCGAAAGCAGCATCGAAATATTTAACAAAATATTACCTAGAATCATTAACAAAGATTATACACTAGAGAAAGCAATAAGATTACTAGTAAGAATAGATGGCAAACCAGCACCACCAGCACTCAATGATGTGTGCATATTTCCTGCTCGCAGCGCTACATTAATGGAATACACATTCTCAGTTAATGGTAATGTATTATTTAGGGATTATTCAGACGGTGTAATAGTGGCAACGCCAATGGGTTCATCAGCCTATGCCATGTCCGCAGGAGGTCCTTTAATATTGTCAGGTTCAGAAGTCCTAGTTGTCGTTTCTGTAAATTCCATGGATGCTGCAAGACGCCCGCTAGTAATACCCGCCAACTCTTTCATAGAAATCTATGACATGAGCAGCAGATACGAAAGAGAAGTTATAATTGATGGTATTTATCGAGAAAAAGTTATGGACAAAGTCGAAATAGAAGCAGGTTTACCAATAAGCATAGTTAGACTAAAATTAATACCTGAAAGATTAAAAACCATTAGAGAAATCCGCAAGATCGAAAAATTAATGAAAATACCTCCAAGCGCACGATTAATACTTAAAAGCATAGAATATGAAGGGCCCCTATCACAAATGGATATTGTGAAAAAGACAGGATTATCACCGCGCACAGTAAGACATGCACTATCAATACTCCTTAGACGTGGTATGGTTTCAAAAAAACCTGATGTAAGAGACCTCAGAAGAAGCATCTATTACATTATAACTAAAGAAAAGGAACATAAATTTAATGAACAACGACGACCCACACAACCGATACTATAATATAGTACACGACAATAAATATTAATAATGATACCTACAAAAATTAAAAAAGAAAATAAAAAACATAAAGTAGACTCAGAATTTTTTGAGACACTAGAAGAAGTATTTGACGGATCAACAGTAATGGCAGCATACGACTTGATCAGAAGAAAAATTATAGATCATTTCAACGGAGCTGTAGCATCAGGCAAGGAATCTAGAATATATTGGGCAATCTCATCAGAAAACAAGGAACTAGCCGTAAAAATATATCTCACCACATCAGCAGAATTTAGAAAAGGTATTAGAAAATATCTTGATGAAGAAATGATGAAAAGTTATAGAAAAGGTTACCGCTGGGTAATATACGAATGGTGCAAACGTGAATACTCAAACCTAAAAAAAGCATACAGTGCAGGTGTTAGAGTACCACAACCTATAGCATACTACAAAAACTTACTCGTAATGGAATTCATAGGATCACAAGGAAGACCAGCACCACTAATCAAAGACATACCACCCAGCGATCCAGACAAATCATACAAAATAATCATAAATTATATAGAAAAACTGTACACAATAGCAAAAATAGTTCACTCCGACCTTTCTGAATTTAATATAATGAACTTCAATGATGACTTAGTAATAATCGACCTAGGACAAGGCGTACAAAACACACACCCAATGGCTGAAGAATACCTCCTGCGAGACATAACTAACATTACCAGATACTTCAAATTTCTAGGAGCAAAAGTCGAAGATCCTTGGAACGTGTTTAACAAAATAGTAGGGTTCTGGGTTAAGTAGGAATGCATAGTGAATTGTTGCTTTTATTCCTACTTAACCCTTCCCTCTCGATTAATTCGTTGAGGGCTCTTTGGGAGAACCCAATTC
This genomic interval from Thermoprotei archaeon contains the following:
- a CDS encoding MarR family transcriptional regulator — translated: MFKIVFIIPTDLQPKFEGIKELIKHKINRADVEMDFILQGNEKLNEKPDLIAIIGGDREFLKCVQSIKFVDTPIIGLCDISTPSFYCESSIEIFNKILPRIINKDYTLEKAIRLLVRIDGKPAPPALNDVCIFPARSATLMEYTFSVNGNVLFRDYSDGVIVATPMGSSAYAMSAGGPLILSGSEVLVVVSVNSMDAARRPLVIPANSFIEIYDMSSRYEREVIIDGIYREKVMDKVEIEAGLPISIVRLKLIPERLKTIREIRKIEKLMKIPPSARLILKSIEYEGPLSQMDIVKKTGLSPRTVRHALSILLRRGMVSKKPDVRDLRRSIYYIITKEKEHKFNEQRRPTQPIL
- the leuS gene encoding leucine--tRNA ligase, with protein sequence MSEKYDFRIIEEKWLKSWEKDKIFEPEPDNRKKFLITFPFPYMSGPLHAGHLYTSIRADAYARYKRMRGYNVLYPWAWHWTGEPIAGIVKRIIAKDPAMIHVVLNIDKVSPEEIQKFTDPVYVARYYTERGKKDLQRLGLSIDWRREFTTTSYNIGFSKFVEWQFRKLKSMDYITIASHPVVWCPRDQSPTGDHDRLEGEGVAPEKYYLMKFKLSENTYLVAATFRPETIFGVTNIWINPDASYTLCKVNNEHWIVSKETLQKLIEQNMTVEEIKEFRGKELIGKIVEEPINHRKIYILPASFVDSWLGTGVVYSVPAHAPWDWLALKDLKMKKEVLKDYNTDPSILDNINPISIIRIENFGEYPAIEIVDKMGIKDQLDQRAEEATRIIYREEFHKGIMKENCGKYAGLSVKDAKEKVVNDLSTQKIIDYLYDLPEPVVCRCGTRCIVKILNDQWFLKYSDNEWKAKARECVESMNFYPEEARNWLLNTINWLEDKACARRSGLGTPLPWAKDWIIEPLSDSTIYMVFYMISKYINMGTLDPNKLNDEFFDYVILEKGNIENTSKITGIDISIINQIRKDILYWYPVDLRVSGKDLLSNHLAFFIFHHVAIFDKSMWPRGIAANGFVTINGQRLSKSKGIIVTISEAVEKYGSDTTRLFMLSAAEDLDDPTWSDKGAKETLENIEKLYATILSIINNIKNDTTTSTEQINTIDKWLLNTLQKRIIQITEYMENFKLRSAAVTSIYEMWNDLKWYLKRTDKPKKDILKRFVETWIRLMAPFTPFIAEELWEKLGNNKYVSLTQWPEADYSLIDEMSEAIEEQIKIITQDIKAILTQYTTNISKIYVYLPAKWKYQIATLIGEKLAIKSDPRTLIKELMKNPEYKQKSPAVISFINKFIDIYWALSELHKKMVPKAEIIDEKALESMKKLVKEEFNAELIIDYEENQNLYDPTKKSPRSLPFKPAIYIE
- a CDS encoding serine protein kinase RIO, with protein sequence MIPTKIKKENKKHKVDSEFFETLEEVFDGSTVMAAYDLIRRKIIDHFNGAVASGKESRIYWAISSENKELAVKIYLTTSAEFRKGIRKYLDEEMMKSYRKGYRWVIYEWCKREYSNLKKAYSAGVRVPQPIAYYKNLLVMEFIGSQGRPAPLIKDIPPSDPDKSYKIIINYIEKLYTIAKIVHSDLSEFNIMNFNDDLVIIDLGQGVQNTHPMAEEYLLRDITNITRYFKFLGAKVEDPWNVFNKIVGFWVK